In the Triticum aestivum cultivar Chinese Spring chromosome 2B, IWGSC CS RefSeq v2.1, whole genome shotgun sequence genome, tggggaccAGCTCCCACATCAGTTGGCAGATTTTCTTATTATGTTagtttcattgatgactatagcaagttCACTAGGATATATTTGCTAAAGAAACGATCTGATGTTTTCCAAGTATTTCTTaatttccaaaatcttgttgaacgTCAACTAGACTAAAAATTCTTGCCATGCAAacagactggggtggtgagtatgaaaaatTAAACTCCTTCTTTCAAAAGATTGGAATCTCCCACCATGTTTCTTGTCCCCATGCTCATCAACAGAATGGGTCAGCTGAACGGAAACATCGTCATGTTGTTGAAGTAGGACTAGCtttgctagccaatgcttccatgcccttaaaattttgggatgaagcttttctcacTGCCACATATCTCATAAATATTCGACCAAGCAAAGTCATCAAATTCGAGAGTCCTATCACACGCCTCTTTGGTACTAAACCAGACTTCAAATCTCTTCGAGTATTcggttgtgcatgttggcccaatCTAAGACCATACAACACACGCAAACTTGCGTTTCGTTCCAAAAAATGTGTATTCTTGGGATATAGCCCCATGCACAAAGGAGTAAAATGTCTAGATGTGTCCACAGGACGAGTTTATATATCccgtgatgttgtgtttgatgaatcAGTTTTTCCATTTGAAACTCTTCATCCCAATGCCGGCGCCCTCCTTCGTCAAGAGATCCTACTTCTTCCGTCTACACTTCGAGATTTTGATCACGGGGGAAACAATTGCAATAACCAACATGATGATAGTATTCCTACTGGAACCAGTCCTTGTCTTCCGTGTGTGCAGGTTCCTGAAGAAAATGGTGTTCAAAATGATCAAAATGATCAAAATCCCATTCAAAATGAAGTGGTATTTcgtgtggaagaagaagacgaagctggCGTGGCGAACGAGGAGGATCCTGCGGCGCCTGCAACTCCTGTGCGCCGATCCGCCTCGGATCAGGCGCGGATCCGATCTACCTCGGATCAGGCGCCGGTCGACCAGGCGCGGGCAGCGCTCGACACGTCCCCGCCAGGCCCACGCGGAGAATCTCCTTCGGCTGGCGTGCGCATGCAGCCAATCGCGAGGCGCGACTCGCGCGCGTGTCTGCCTGGTTCAGCTGGCGCGGGATCTTCTGCAGCAACAGGCAGTGAGGCACAAGGCGAAGAAGCCACATCCGTGGCCACTGGATCCGGTGCGGCATCTACTGATTCCTCTCCAGGATCTTCTGCAAACAACAATGCAGTGCGCCAGCGTGTACAACAGCCTCCGCAAATCATTTCAAGAGTTTCAACTCGACTACAAAAAGGTATTAAGAACCCAAAAATCAGAACTGATGGCACCGTTCGGTATGGCATGTTGTGTATTTCAGGCGAGCCAACAAAGTTGGATGATGCACTTGGAGATAAAAAGTGGAAAAAAGCTATGGATGAGGAATACACGGCTTTGATGAGAAACAAGACATGGCATCTGGTGCCAAACAAGAAAGGTAAAAATGTTATTGACTGCAAATGGGTGTATAGGATCAAGAAAAAGGCAGATGGCTCTATTGACAGGTATAAAGcacggctcgtggctaagggttttAAGCAAGGGTACggtattgattatgaggatacattTAGCCCTGTGTTTAAAGCTGCAACAATCAGACTTGTACTTGCTATTGCCGTGTCTAGGGGATGGAGCCTAAGGCAGCTAGACGTGcagaacgcgtttttgcatggtgttctggaagaggaggtctaTATGAAGCAACCACCAGGTTATGAAAACAAACAAAAACCTCATTATATATGCAAGCttgacaaagctctttatggtttgaaacaagcacctagagcatGGTATGCTAGATTAAGTATGCAGTTAAAACGTCTTGGCTTCATTACATCAAAGGCTGACACGTCACTTTTCATATATAACAAGGCAAACACTGttatcttctttctcatatatatggatgacattgtagttgcAAGCTCTTCTCAGAAAGCTACTGATGCCCTTCTGCATGATCTAAGCTGAGAGTTTGCTTTAAAGATCTTGGTGATCTGAGTTTTTTCTTGGGCATTGAAGTTAAAAAGGTTCAGGATGGTATAGTATTGAAACAAGAAAAATATGCAAATGAACTCTTGGCTCGGATGGGAATGAAGGATTGCAAGGCATCACCTACACCGTTATCTTCGTCAGAACAGTTGTCAGCATATGAAGGGGAGCCACTTAAGGAAGAAGAAAGCACCAAATACAGAAGTGATGTTGGTGCCTTGCAATACTTAACCTTAACACGACCAGATATCTCGTTTGCTGTTAACAAAGTATGTCAATACTTACATTCTCCCACTTCTGCTCATTGGACAGCTGTCAAGAGAATTATACGGTATGTAAAGCATACTGTAGGTTTGGGGCTTCAGTTCAGAAGGTCAAATTCTACACTTGTTAGTGCtttctctgatgcagactgggcaggctgCAGTGATGATAGAAAATCAACAGGTGGCTTTGCTGTTTTCTTTGGTTCTAATCTTATTTCATGGAGTGCCAGGAAACAAGCAACAGTGTCCAGAtcaagtactgaagctgagtataaaTCTTTGGCCAATGCTACTGCTGAAATTATTTGGCTTGAATCTTTGCTTGAAGAATTGGGAGTAAAGCAACGTCGTGTTTCATGtctatggtgtgataatttgggtGCTACTTATTTAAGTGCAAATCCTGTCTTCCATGCtaggaccaagcatattgagatagaCTTTCACTTTGTACGTGAAAGGGTTGCAGAGAAGAAGCTGGAGATCCGCTTCATTCCTTCAAGAGATCAAGTGGCTGATGGGTTTACTAAAGCTCTACCATACAAGCCATTTGAAGCATTCAAGAACAATCTTAATTTAGGTTAAGGTAGttcagattaagggagggtgttagagttAGAGATATTTACGTCATGTAATCTTAACTATCTCCTAATTCTATCTCTTCTTCTCTCCCGTGTAAATCTCTGGCTCCTCTCGCTGTATCCTTGCGATCGGCGAGTGCTTGTACTCCAAGGCAAGTTTCTGCCACAGATCAATAAATACCACGCGGCTCCTCTACGGAGGAGCAGGAACGCTTCCATCGATCCAATCTAACAGATACATcaatttttatccatttctccgacaagtatttccggacggagggagtatcacgtATGCTGTATGCATTGACCGTCGCACAGTACGTAACACTGACAGTGAGAGATGGAACACCGTTTCTGGGCGGCCTAATTATCCGGTTATGCCGTCTTGACCATCATAACAGTACGTGACACTgacatatttctttttctttttgactaGACGTTATATTGACAGTGACAATGTACTTTGCGTTTCTCTTGGTCTTAAAGCTGATCCAGTCAGACATTACGATGTTACTGATGATCACACACGCGCTGAGAAGAAGATGCATACAATTTGACCTCTCATCTTATTACTAACTAAGACAACATGCTTGCACAATTAATTAAAAGTTTAAAACACACCGGCTTAACGATCACTCACTCACACTACGTTACATCGATAGAACATGTCTCTCACATGTCGGCGGCGATCCCCTCGTCGCGGGTGGCGGCGGTCTCGATGTCCCGGACACGCCTGTTGGGGGCGGCGCAGTTGTTCCGGATCTCGCCCTTGGTGCCGGTAAGGAGGTCCATGTTGCTCATCTTGGTCATGGACCTGGCGAACTGCTCGAAGAAGGCGCCCTCGTTGAGGGAGAAGCGGGTGGCCATGCGCTTGGTGGTGGGGTGGTCGATGAGGCCCTGGTCCGACTTGAACAGCCCCTGCCTCGCGATCAGGTCGAAGTAGTACTTGTTGTCGAAGGCGTCCGGCGTGCGCACGTCGAGGTTCTGCGTGAGGGTGCCGGCGGGGTTGTCCCCGGCGCACTTGTTCCGGAGAGAGGTCGCGAACTTGCCGTCGATGGCCGGGTTGGTGTCGAACACCGGCTTGAACCGGTCCTCGAAGGCCGGGCAGTGGGCGACGCCGAAGGTGTGCGCGCCGGAGAGGGACACCAGGTCGGCCACGTCGAGGCCGCGGTCGCCGAAGGAGGAGACGAGGGTCGACACATTGAAGAAGGGCGCCGGCAGGAGGCCGACCTGGTCCTTGGTCGCGGGGGCGAGGGCGTCGCGGCGGCCGAGAGCTACGTCGAAGCGCGGGCCGCCGGCCTCGACGAGGGAGTCGCGGGTGGCGAGCACGGtgatgtcggcgcaggagacggtgGGCCCGCAGGCGCGGTGCACGGCGGCGCGGATGCGCTCGATGAGGTCGAGCGCCACGGGGCGGAGGGTCTGGTTGGGGAGCTCGTTGAGCTCGCTGCCGGCGCCCTTGAGCAGCACGGACGCGTCGCAGCCCTGCGGGAAGCAGTCGTGGAAGAGGATGCGGATGAGCGCCGGCGCCACGCCGACGTCGCGGCGGAAGGTCTCGGCGACGTGGAACTCCACGATGTGCTCCAGGTCCGGGCACGTCGCGGCGTGGAAGGTCGGCGACAGCTGGCCCTCCGAGGAGTGGACGGCGGCGCAGAGCAAGGCCAGGACGGCGACGGCCGCTGCTGCTCTGGACGCCATCGCTGAGGCTGAGCTTCTAGCTTCTTGCACCTAGCTAGCTAGCTTAGCTACGTACGactgagggagggagggagggtcgTGTGGCTTGCACAAGATACCCACTACCCCTTGCTATTTATACACCAAAGGGGAACGGCTAGTCACCTCCGAGCTGGCTGGCTCGATCCGATCCACATGTGATGTTCAAGTGGTAGAGATTAACTAGAGAAGAGAGAAGACTAGtcgcagaaagagagagagactaATTGGAAATTAAAGGGGAAGATGCAACATGTGCAAGTTGCATGGACAAAGGTCAGGAAGATCAACTGGCCGGGTAGGGTAGGGTACCTCAGCGCGTGTCTCTTCCTCGAACTTTCCTCCTTGTTTCCACGTGAACTTTCACCTAACACCACAGTGACATGCATGTTGGACATACTATATTATATATGCAGGGAAGAAAGTGGCATAGATTGCTAGACAGATTCGATGAATCGAGTACGTGCTTGCTAATTTGGTAGGGCATAATTTACGGATCAAGCAAGAGCATCCAGTTGGATCTACTTAACGGATATGGAAACATTCTGAACGACACCGAGCTACGGGTTGAGTGATTGATTAGTTAATGGCGGCTAACAAAGCTAAGCTATAGCCTATAGGGGTGGTTGGTTGGGTGTCAAGTGTCGTCTTATCTCTCGGACGATGCATGCAAAGCTACGTACCACTTGCATGACAAATTAAAGCCGCTGAAAGTTGGCCACCGGGCACGTGCTGCACTGCACCACAACACTAGTATATTGGCCACGTACGTACGTACACTGGATCGGGTCAGTCATGGGCATGGTCGGTATGGACGCGTGCTTTCCTAGTTCCTATCCAAAAAGTCATTGGCTCTTCTATCgtcgcacctcctcctcctcctccttcagcaTCATcagcaaataaataaataaatgcatGAAGACTTGTTCTTCTTTGCATGTCCACTGAAAGCTACCGCTGGAGGTGATCGGACAGActgcatttctcccactccatatGCACCACAGATCCCTACAAAACAGTGCACAGTATGTAAACTATGTAGATCACATAGTACTCCGTCATACATATAACATATAAACATAACAATTCGACATAGATATTTAGAAACATTATAATCGAGCACTTTTCGAGGCATCTCAGGCTATCAGATTCTCAGCCATCGATTCTCGCGATCCAATCGTTCTAGGTCGTCCGATTCACGTGGAAATCATTCTAGGGCGCGCCGTGGATCACGGTCGGCCTGATTCGTGAAGGGTCGCTACTCCGGTAACATTTTTGGAGGCCCATGGTTCATCCGGGACCGTGTACGTCGCTGCATCGAGCAGGCCTTCTCCCCCGATGAATGGAGCAAGCCCTTCACCTCCAACAGTTCCATTCCCACCCGGCTCGCTCCAACCCTAGCTGCCAGTGCGCCATGGGTGTCATGCCGGCGGCCGACGGGACGAAGCACGCGGCCACGCCGCCCTTTCCCAGACGCCCCGGTCACGCCACTTTCTTCTCCCCCTGATGGCCCTCACGAGCGTCGTCGCGATGAGGACCTGCTCCATCTCCCTCTACTACCCCGTTTGAGCGCCGCCGCGATCTCGACATGCTCCAGCGACACCGCCCCGATCGAGCTCCTCTACAACCAACAAGACCTCCGCCTTGATCTCCCTCTGCCATCGCCAGCAGTACGTGTTCCTTCTTCCCTCTTCCGTCGCGGTCGAGCGCCGCCGCCAGCAGGACATGCTCCAGCGACGCCGGCCCGACCTAGCTCATTCACCTGCACGCCCTCCAATCTGGCCAATACAACTCCATGACATAGTTGAAAAATAGTCTTTCTGGGCTATGATATTGCAACCTGGATCTTTAAGATTACTCATGGAAGTGATTTTAATGCCATTTTAGGCAAACATGAGTATCAAAATGGGCACCGTCTGATCAGTAGTTTTTGGTCACTGCAGGTCGAAAAGCGCAATGAAGGATTTTTCTTTCTCCTAGAGTCATTCATTCATATGAAAGGGGAAGTGCTGATAGATAAATCATATGTCCATACGCCATGTGCTTTCCTCTGTTTATCTTTCAGGGAAGTCATTTTTGTTCAGATTGAAGATATGCACTTCACCTTCATAATGTGTATTCTTTATGTTCCATCAACTCGAGTGTGTCATTACAGGTTGCAGACTTGCATTATGTATCTTCAACTATTATTTTTCTTGAATACACCTAGGACTAGCTGACCAGTGATAGATATTACTAATTTCTTTGGATTGTTATTTTGCAAAATTTGATGTATTGCCTTGGCCAACTCTTATGGGAATCTTAAGACCACTGCAGATTTATGAAGAACCATGAAAAAAATATCCACATCTATGGAATGGAACTAAAAATCTTGTGGGATTGGAAATAGCAGTTGATGAACTAAAGAAGATACAACTTGTCAGCTCCGTTAGGTTCTACTCTATggaatttcttttttcatttttcctGCTGTTAAACTGATGTCTAATATTGTATGACTTTTGGTTGGTCAGTTTTTTATTTGTCCGGGAAGGATGAACTAGATATCTAGAGATAAGGCTGTGGAGCAACTTCTACTTTGCCAGCCATGTTACATGTACTTGGAGATTTTTCTTCGTTGAAATTTAACCCATCTTTAAAAAAACCATCTGAATTGGTTGTACAGCTGAGTTTGCAACTTTTTTTGCTTATTTGAATGCACTCCATAATTAATGGATGTAATATTTAGAGGGCCAACAAATCGTTTTTTGCATATGGTACTAACTGTGAAGTTTCC is a window encoding:
- the LOC100136987 gene encoding peroxidase 12 translates to MASRAAAAVAVLALLCAAVHSSEGQLSPTFHAATCPDLEHIVEFHVAETFRRDVGVAPALIRILFHDCFPQGCDASVLLKGAGSELNELPNQTLRPVALDLIERIRAAVHRACGPTVSCADITVLATRDSLVEAGGPRFDVALGRRDALAPATKDQVGLLPAPFFNVSTLVSSFGDRGLDVADLVSLSGAHTFGVAHCPAFEDRFKPVFDTNPAIDGKFATSLRNKCAGDNPAGTLTQNLDVRTPDAFDNKYYFDLIARQGLFKSDQGLIDHPTTKRMATRFSLNEGAFFEQFARSMTKMSNMDLLTGTKGEIRNNCAAPNRRVRDIETAATRDEGIAADM